The Papaver somniferum cultivar HN1 chromosome 3, ASM357369v1, whole genome shotgun sequence genome includes a region encoding these proteins:
- the LOC113356868 gene encoding F-box protein At5g67140-like, with protein MNHMMLEEEAEIERLPVDLLAHIFLFTSSFTDLAQGSGVCRKWRKAVRQSLAGRERLSFSGCKMDDESTVRLVRYAYNLKELDISRSCWGCQITDDGLQKISSVKCISNLTSISLWGMTGITDRGVIQLVSRANSLQHLNVGGTFITDESLVAIANCCPHLKTIVLWSCRQVTESGLLALVYKLQKLESINVWGMRVPLDCFIGLLAISPALQIKPRNVHPNVATLNPLPAPIWPIV; from the exons ATGAATCATATGATGCTGGAAGAAGAGGCGGAAATCGAGAGATTACCAGTTGATCTTCTAGCTCACATATTTCTTTTCACATCTTCTTTCACTGATTTGGCTCA GGGGAGCGGGGTATGTAGGAAATGGAGAAAAGCAGTGAGACAATCACTGGCTGGAAGAGAACGTTTGAGTTTTTCTGGTTGTAAAATGGATGATGAATCTACTGTTCGTCTTGTTCGTTATGCTTACAACCTCAAGGAGCTTGATAT TTCAAGAAGCTGCTGGGGATGCCAAATAACTGATGATGGACTGCAAAAAATATCCTCGGTTAAGTGCATCAGCAACCTAACATCAATATCCTTGTGGGGTATGACAGGGATCACTGATAGAGGTGTAATTCAGCTG GTCTCGAGAGCCAATTCTTTGCAACATCTGAATGTTGGTGGTACTTTTATTACTGATGAATCTTTGGTAGCAATTGCAAATTGCTGTCCCCATTTGAAG ACAATTGTTTTATGGAGTTGTCGCCAAGTGACAGAAAGCGGACTACTAGCACTTGTATATAAATTGCAGAAGCTCGAGTCGATCAACGTGTGGGGGATGAGAGTTCCACTGGATTGTTTCATTGGGTTGCTTGCTATTAGTCCTGCTCTTCAAATAAAACCTAGAAATGTGCACCCAAATGTTGCAACACTTAAtcctcttcctgctcctatttgGCCAATTGTATAA